The following proteins come from a genomic window of Populus nigra chromosome 6, ddPopNigr1.1, whole genome shotgun sequence:
- the LOC133695774 gene encoding uncharacterized protein LOC133695774, whose amino-acid sequence MGFAKEEKSKKVLRGVKTVFFLITMLISFLLFSAPILLVIADTLLPFSLLSASLSPSSLSSETLSSHFNNYDFRYSLVDIPLISIIRSVVIICVYSLCDGPRLSTGPYLGITTICSVSSLIYVSFKAPRVFRVSSTGRGEYVRAMEIALFICSLLLAIGHVVVAYRTSCRERRKLWVYKIDIEAVSACKNVVFPRYQKILLEERVK is encoded by the exons ATGGGTTTCgcaaaagaagagaaatcaaAAAAGGTTTTGAGAGGAGTAAAGACTGTATTCTTCTTGATCACCATGttaatttctttccttcttttctctgcTCCTATTCTTCTTGTTATAGCCGATACTCTCCttcctttttctctcctctctgcctctctctctccttcttctttatCATCAGAGACACTCTCTTCTCATTTCAATAACTATGATTTTCGTTACTCCCTCGTTGACATACCCCTCATATCCATTATAAGATCAGTTGTCATCATCT GTGTTTATAGTTTGTGTGATGGACCAAGGCTCTCAACAGGACCATACCTGGGGATTACAACGATCTGTTCTGTGTCATCACTAATTTATGTTTCCTTCAAGGCACCACGCGTGTTTAGAGTTTCAAGTACGGGCCGAGGAGAATATGTTAGAGCCATGGAAATTGCCTTGTTTATTTGCTCTCTACTTCTAGCAATTGGTCATGTTGTTGTGGCGTATAGAACAAGCTGCAGAGAACGAAGAAAGCTTTGGGTCTACAAAATTGACATTGAAGCT GTTTCAGCTTGCAAGAACGTGGTGTTTCCAAGGTATCAAAAGATTCTGCTGGAAGAAAGAGTGAAATGA
- the LOC133697402 gene encoding GDSL esterase/lipase CPRD49-like isoform X2 has protein sequence MDLYTSFNEEGSGNWAIKAADILLRGYYGWNSRRAIQVLDQVFPKEAPVQPSLVIVYFGGNDSMGPHSSGLGPHVPLNEYIENMRKIAIHLKSLSDTTRIIFLSCPPVDETRVGSGLSGIFSELIRTNELCQNYSNACIKLCQEMGVEVVDLFSAFQKRDDWTKACFTDGVHLSAEGSKIVVEEILKVLREAEWVPSLHWKSMPTEFSEDSPYYLVTADGKRTLNPSEWTFHREVQWD, from the exons ATGGACCTGTACACCTCTTTTAATGAGGAGGGTTCAGGCAATTGGGCAATAAAAGCC GCAGACATATTGTTGCGAGGGTACTATGGATGGAACTCGCGGCGTGCTATCCAGGTTCTCGATCAAGTTTTTCCAAAG GAAGCTCCTGTGCAACCATCTCTGGTGATAGTTTATTTTGGTGGTAATGATTCGATGGGGCCTCACTCGTCTGGCCTGGGCCCTCATGTACCACTTAATGAATACATCGAGAACATGAGAAAGATTGCAATTCATCTCAAG AGCCTTTCAGATACAACACGCATCATTTTTCTGAGTTGTCCTCCTGTTGATGAGACCAGAGTTGGTTCAGGCTTAAG TGGAATTTTCAGTGAATTGATACGAACAAATGAGTTGTGCCAAAATTATTCCAATGCTTGCATAAAACTATGCCAGGAAATGGGCGTGGAGGTTGTTGATCTTTTCTCTGCCTTTCAAAAAAGAGATGATTGGACAAAAGCTTGCTTTAC AGATGGCGTTCATTTATCTGCAGAGGGAAGCAAAATAGTTGTGGAGGAGATCTTGAAGGTGCTGAGGGAAGCTGAGTGGGTTCCATCTCTTCATTGGAAGTCCATGCCCACTGAATTTTCAGAGGATTCACCTTACTATCTTGTTACTGCTGATGGGAAACGAACTCTAAACCCCTCTGAGTGGACTTTTCACAGGGAGGTTCAGTGGGACTAG
- the LOC133697401 gene encoding elongator complex protein 4 translates to MAATKTRISSFSRNIPAVSALQLPGIKCGPNGTFFVSSGIPDLDKILGGGFPLGSLVMIMEDAEAPHHMLLLRNFMSQGLVQNQPLLYASPATDPRGFLGTLPCPSSSKDDKSRKHDTEQEKGLRIAWQYKKYFSENQQNIDDHKDSNQEFCNDFDLRKPLEKHFYSGQRVDCVSIKDSPNLATLHDRCATFLAQFPRNDGSFSCMGRIAIQSLCAPQCELSKMDWEMLSFIRSLKSMLRSANAVAIITFPSSLLSPSFCKRWQHMADVLLSVKAIPDEDKELGKLLTGYQDMVGFLNVHKIARINTQVPMILEATTFSIKLHKRRFLVLECLNQAPIDGSSGTSYGTSGGCSGSSRSGALDF, encoded by the exons ATGGCGGCGACTAAGACCCGAATAAGCAGCTTCTCTCGCAATATACCAGCTGTGTCTGCTCTTCAGTTGCCTGGAATAAAGTGCGGTCCTAATGGCACATTCTTTGTTTCATCTGGGATACCTGACCTTGACA AGATACTGGGTGGTGGGTTTCCTTTGGGAAGCTTAGTTATGATAATGGAAGATGCGGAAGCTCCTCATCACATGCTGTTATTGAGGAATTTCATGTCTCAAGGACTTGTTCAAAACCAACCTCTTCTTTATGCCAGTCCAGCTACAGACCCTAGAGGGTTTTTGGGTACTTTGCCTTGCCCCTCATCATCTAAAGATGATAAATCCCGTAAACATGATACAGAACAG GAAAAGGGACTGAGAATTGCTTGGCAGTATAAAAAGTATTTCAGTGAAAATCAGCaaaatattgatgatcataAAG ATAGTAATCAAGAGTTTTGCAATGATTTTGACTTGCGGAAACCATTGGAGAAGCATTTTTACAGTGGGCAGCGTGTAGACTGTGTCAGCATCAAAGATTCTCCTAACCTGGCCACTCTTCATGACCGTTGTGCCACATTTTTAGCTCAATTTCCAAG AAATGATGGAAGCTTTTCTTGCATGGGTCGTATTGCTATTCAGTCATTATGTGCTCCACAATGTGAACTTTCCAAAATG GACTGGGAGATGCTTTCCTTCATTAGATCTCTCAAAAGCATGCTACGGTCTGCAAATGCAGTTGCTATTATTACATTTCCATCTTCCCTTCTTTCGCCATCCTTCTGTAAAAGATGGCAGCACATGGCAGATGTGTTACTGTCTGTCAAAGCAATCCCAG ATGAGGACAAGGAATTGGGAAAACTCCTAACTGGTTACCAAGACATGGTTGGCTTCCTTAATGTGCACAAAATAGCACGTATCAATACTCAG GTTCCCATGATTCTTGAGGCAACGACATTCTCAATAAAATTGCATAAGCGACGGTTTTTAGTTTTAGAATGTCTAAATCAAGCCCCCATTGATGGTTCAAGTGGGACTTCATATGGCACATCTGGTGGCTGTTCTGGGTCCTCCAGAAGCGGTGCCCTTGATTTTTAG
- the LOC133697402 gene encoding GDSL esterase/lipase CPRD49-like isoform X1, with protein sequence MVGPSRPQFVFFGSSIVQLCFSHGGWGSVLSDIYSRKADILLRGYYGWNSRRAIQVLDQVFPKEAPVQPSLVIVYFGGNDSMGPHSSGLGPHVPLNEYIENMRKIAIHLKSLSDTTRIIFLSCPPVDETRVGSGLSGIFSELIRTNELCQNYSNACIKLCQEMGVEVVDLFSAFQKRDDWTKACFTDGVHLSAEGSKIVVEEILKVLREAEWVPSLHWKSMPTEFSEDSPYYLVTADGKRTLNPSEWTFHREVQWD encoded by the exons ATGGTGGGACCGAGTAGACCGCAATTCGTTTTCTTTGGATCGTCCATTGTACAACTCTGCTTCAGCCATGGCGGTTGGGGTTCCGTCCTCTCCGATATCTACTCTCGCAAA GCAGACATATTGTTGCGAGGGTACTATGGATGGAACTCGCGGCGTGCTATCCAGGTTCTCGATCAAGTTTTTCCAAAG GAAGCTCCTGTGCAACCATCTCTGGTGATAGTTTATTTTGGTGGTAATGATTCGATGGGGCCTCACTCGTCTGGCCTGGGCCCTCATGTACCACTTAATGAATACATCGAGAACATGAGAAAGATTGCAATTCATCTCAAG AGCCTTTCAGATACAACACGCATCATTTTTCTGAGTTGTCCTCCTGTTGATGAGACCAGAGTTGGTTCAGGCTTAAG TGGAATTTTCAGTGAATTGATACGAACAAATGAGTTGTGCCAAAATTATTCCAATGCTTGCATAAAACTATGCCAGGAAATGGGCGTGGAGGTTGTTGATCTTTTCTCTGCCTTTCAAAAAAGAGATGATTGGACAAAAGCTTGCTTTAC AGATGGCGTTCATTTATCTGCAGAGGGAAGCAAAATAGTTGTGGAGGAGATCTTGAAGGTGCTGAGGGAAGCTGAGTGGGTTCCATCTCTTCATTGGAAGTCCATGCCCACTGAATTTTCAGAGGATTCACCTTACTATCTTGTTACTGCTGATGGGAAACGAACTCTAAACCCCTCTGAGTGGACTTTTCACAGGGAGGTTCAGTGGGACTAG